In Apilactobacillus bombintestini, one genomic interval encodes:
- a CDS encoding LCP family protein, translated as MQNNNQNREEFSRTRGDQAHFKKKRSHKGAWAAFTVFLVLLIIGLFGAHTMYTNMKNAADKAYQPGLTKKQRNVSKVIANNKPVSILLLGTDTGALGRHDTGRTDTMILATVNPKKETIYLTSIPRDTKVTVPGDSQPYEKINAAYTIGGASGAVQTVQNLLHVPIDFYAIINMGGLEKMVNAVGGVTVTPPLTFKYSAANVQKGKTVTLNGAQALAYSRMRHEDPAGDYGRQVRQRQVLQKLVIKGMNISSLPRYKQILSSINGKLKTDMKFDDMVALRERYGDATHHIKSQTLQGETAVLDGIDYEVPTQDTLLNISNSIRTSLGLNKLSSLDATQDQTGDFTSRSADTNASNTSSTSSSQTSTY; from the coding sequence CTGTTTTTTTAGTTCTGTTAATTATTGGTTTATTTGGTGCCCATACCATGTACACCAATATGAAGAATGCTGCTGATAAGGCATATCAACCTGGTTTAACTAAGAAACAACGTAACGTTTCTAAAGTTATTGCCAACAACAAACCAGTTTCTATTCTTTTGTTAGGAACTGATACTGGTGCTTTGGGAAGACATGATACTGGTAGAACCGATACTATGATTCTTGCTACTGTTAACCCTAAGAAAGAAACCATTTACTTAACAAGTATTCCTCGTGATACTAAAGTTACAGTACCTGGTGATTCTCAACCATATGAAAAGATTAACGCCGCATATACTATTGGTGGTGCTTCAGGAGCTGTACAAACTGTACAAAATCTTTTACATGTTCCAATCGACTTTTATGCAATTATTAACATGGGTGGATTAGAAAAAATGGTAAATGCCGTTGGTGGTGTTACCGTTACTCCTCCACTTACCTTTAAGTACAGTGCAGCAAATGTTCAAAAAGGTAAAACTGTTACTTTAAACGGTGCACAAGCCCTTGCATATTCAAGAATGCGTCATGAAGATCCTGCTGGTGACTACGGTCGTCAAGTAAGACAAAGACAAGTTCTTCAAAAATTAGTTATCAAAGGTATGAACATTTCTTCATTACCAAGATACAAACAAATTCTAAGCTCCATTAATGGAAAGCTAAAAACAGATATGAAATTTGATGACATGGTTGCGCTACGTGAAAGATACGGAGATGCAACTCATCATATTAAATCACAAACATTACAAGGTGAAACTGCTGTATTAGATGGAATTGATTATGAAGTTCCAACTCAAGATACTTTACTAAATATTTCTAACTCAATTAGAACTAGTTTAGGACTTAACAAGTTATCATCTCTAGATGCTACTCAAGATCAAACTGGAGATTTCACATCTAGATCAGCTGATACAAATGCTTCTAACACTTCAAGTACTTCAAGCAGTCAAACATCAACTTACTAA
- a CDS encoding homoserine kinase, with product MDKKIIIRVPATSTGLGTGVDSIGIAFGLYYTVIVEEEMQHWQVNHALGKDIPHNEDNLIVRTILQIDSSIKPHQLTVMSDVPIGKGLGASTTAVAAGIKIANALGDLNMSLDDQIKAGSKMEGHADGIASALLGDITVSYFDGDMATTVKAPTPEAINALIYINKQEPDLNHNVYKQNISSNQAIMASSATNVLVAALMSNEWTKATEMMEKETFYVDNINEKVPELSIIKKHAHELGIYGTYVSKTGQAIITFGTTSELNQLRDVLSTADINGNLRLIKIDHDGATVRGE from the coding sequence TTGGATAAAAAAATAATTATTAGAGTTCCTGCTACTTCCACAGGATTGGGAACTGGAGTAGATTCTATTGGAATTGCATTTGGACTTTATTACACAGTTATTGTGGAAGAAGAAATGCAACACTGGCAAGTTAATCATGCACTTGGTAAAGATATTCCACATAATGAAGATAATTTGATTGTAAGAACCATTCTACAAATCGATTCTTCTATTAAGCCACATCAATTAACAGTTATGTCAGATGTTCCTATTGGTAAAGGATTAGGAGCAAGTACTACTGCTGTGGCTGCTGGAATTAAGATTGCTAATGCATTAGGTGATTTAAATATGTCACTAGATGATCAAATTAAGGCTGGTAGTAAGATGGAAGGACATGCAGACGGTATTGCCTCAGCATTGTTAGGAGACATCACAGTATCTTATTTTGATGGTGACATGGCTACTACAGTTAAAGCACCTACACCAGAAGCTATTAATGCATTGATTTACATTAATAAACAAGAACCTGATTTAAACCATAATGTATACAAGCAAAATATAAGTTCAAATCAAGCCATAATGGCAAGTAGTGCTACTAACGTGTTAGTTGCCGCTCTTATGAGTAATGAATGGACTAAAGCCACTGAAATGATGGAAAAGGAAACTTTCTATGTAGATAATATTAATGAAAAGGTTCCAGAATTGTCTATCATTAAGAAGCATGCCCATGAATTGGGAATTTATGGTACTTATGTAAGTAAGACTGGACAAGCAATTATTACTTTTGGTACCACATCAGAATTGAACCAATTGAGGGATGTTTTAAGTACAGCTGACATAAATGGTAATCTTCGCTTAATTAAGATTGATCATGATGGTGCAACTGTACGCGGAGAATAA
- a CDS encoding SprT family protein, producing the protein MNNEQLQKLVEDISLKYFARPFTHRAYFNSRLRTTGGRYHVKTHDIDINPKMLTEHSMEVLVGVIKHELCHYHLHLAGYSGKHNTIAFKKMLKSVGGSRYAPAPVDNRYSWEYICSQCGQVYKRKRKINTRKYVCGKCRGKLKLRYGDD; encoded by the coding sequence ATGAATAATGAGCAATTACAGAAGTTAGTTGAAGATATTTCTTTAAAATATTTCGCTAGACCCTTTACCCATAGAGCTTATTTTAATTCTCGTTTGAGAACTACAGGTGGTCGATATCATGTAAAAACTCACGATATTGATATTAATCCTAAGATGTTAACTGAACATTCTATGGAAGTGCTAGTAGGGGTAATTAAGCATGAATTATGTCATTATCATCTACATTTGGCTGGATATTCAGGCAAACACAATACTATTGCATTTAAAAAGATGTTAAAATCAGTAGGTGGATCAAGATATGCACCAGCCCCTGTGGATAACCGATATTCATGGGAATATATTTGTTCACAGTGTGGACAAGTGTATAAAAGAAAGCGAAAAATTAATACAAGAAAGTACGTTTGTGGAAAATGTCGTGGAAAACTAAAATTAAGATACGGGGATGATTAG
- a CDS encoding Tex family protein, with the protein MDTNIIHKITQSLGVYREKQISAVISMLEDGNTVPFIARYRKERTGSLDEVQIREIADENTRITNLQDRKEEVLRLIDEQGKLSASLSKEIKNAATLQKVEDLYLPYKKKKKTKAMVAREQGLEPLAKMIQKNDDNFVHEADKYVDADKDLSSSTDVLNGVHEILAEDFGNDAHLREWIRDYTQKHGLVTSKAKKKASEIDENGVYKDYYDFSQPIAKMKNHRVLALNRGEKEKVLTVNIDVNTNVIEKFLNSELNKNKNGKCFTFIQEAYRDTYTRFIKPAIDREIRKELTEQADQHAIKVFGRNLYNLLMQAPIKGKRVIGFDPAYRTGCKLAAIDENGKFLDKLVIYPHKPANDHKRQQARKQFIDFVKKNHAEMVAIGNGTASRESEQFVSDIIKEDKLSIYYVIVNEAGASVYSASQNARDEFPDFHVEERSAVSIGRRLQDPLAELIKIDPKSVGVGQYQHDLPAKDLDSQLNRVVETAVNKVGVNVNTASPELLTHISGMTKSTAKNVVAYRNKNGEYTQRTQLAKVPRLGKKTYEQAIGFLRVIDGDNPLDNTDIHPESYSIAKEIVDNLNLDINLIGSKPMQDALSTFDVDKFIKDTHYGKQTVLDIIDGLKQPGRDFRDNMPTPALKQDVLKIEDLKPGMKLQGTVRNVIDFGAFVDIGVKQDGLVHISQMSDSFVSDPSDIVAVGDIINVWVLSVDVDRMRIQLTMINPEK; encoded by the coding sequence ATGGATACCAACATTATTCATAAGATTACACAAAGTCTAGGTGTTTATAGAGAAAAACAAATTTCTGCCGTAATTTCCATGCTAGAAGATGGCAATACGGTACCTTTTATCGCTCGTTATAGAAAAGAAAGAACGGGTAGCTTAGACGAAGTACAAATTAGAGAAATTGCTGATGAAAATACTCGCATTACTAATTTGCAAGATCGTAAAGAAGAAGTATTGCGTTTAATAGATGAGCAAGGCAAATTAAGTGCATCTCTATCTAAAGAAATAAAAAATGCGGCTACTTTACAAAAAGTAGAAGATTTATATTTACCTTACAAGAAGAAAAAGAAAACTAAGGCAATGGTGGCTAGAGAACAAGGTCTAGAACCATTAGCTAAAATGATTCAAAAAAATGATGATAATTTCGTACATGAAGCTGATAAATACGTAGATGCTGATAAAGATTTATCTAGTTCTACTGATGTTTTAAATGGTGTACATGAAATATTAGCAGAAGATTTCGGTAATGATGCACATTTACGTGAATGGATTAGAGATTACACACAAAAGCACGGTTTAGTTACAAGTAAAGCTAAAAAGAAAGCCTCAGAAATTGATGAAAACGGGGTATATAAAGATTATTATGATTTTTCACAACCTATTGCTAAGATGAAAAATCATCGTGTATTAGCATTAAACCGTGGTGAAAAAGAAAAAGTATTAACGGTAAATATTGATGTTAATACTAATGTAATTGAAAAATTCTTAAATTCCGAATTGAATAAAAACAAAAATGGTAAGTGTTTTACATTTATTCAAGAAGCTTATAGGGATACTTATACTCGTTTTATTAAGCCCGCTATAGACAGAGAAATCAGAAAAGAATTAACTGAACAAGCAGATCAACATGCTATTAAAGTTTTCGGACGTAATTTGTATAACTTGTTGATGCAAGCACCTATTAAAGGTAAGCGAGTAATTGGTTTTGACCCAGCTTACCGTACTGGTTGCAAGTTAGCTGCTATTGACGAAAATGGAAAATTTTTAGACAAGTTAGTAATTTATCCACATAAACCAGCTAATGATCATAAACGTCAACAAGCTAGAAAACAATTTATCGATTTTGTTAAGAAAAATCATGCTGAAATGGTTGCTATCGGAAATGGAACTGCTAGTCGTGAATCAGAACAATTTGTTTCTGACATTATCAAGGAAGATAAATTATCTATATACTATGTAATCGTAAATGAAGCAGGGGCATCTGTTTATTCAGCAAGTCAAAACGCTCGTGATGAATTCCCTGATTTTCATGTAGAAGAACGTTCAGCGGTAAGTATTGGAAGAAGATTACAAGATCCATTAGCTGAATTAATTAAGATAGATCCTAAGTCAGTAGGGGTAGGTCAATATCAACATGATTTACCAGCTAAGGACTTAGATTCACAATTAAATCGAGTAGTAGAAACTGCTGTTAATAAAGTGGGAGTTAATGTAAATACAGCTAGTCCTGAGTTATTAACACATATTTCTGGTATGACTAAATCCACAGCTAAAAATGTGGTAGCATACCGTAATAAAAATGGTGAATATACACAACGTACGCAATTAGCTAAAGTTCCTAGATTAGGAAAGAAGACTTATGAACAAGCTATTGGGTTCTTAAGAGTTATTGATGGTGATAATCCACTGGATAATACTGATATTCACCCAGAAAGTTATTCTATAGCAAAAGAAATTGTGGATAACTTAAACTTAGATATTAATTTAATTGGAAGCAAACCTATGCAAGATGCTTTATCCACATTTGATGTGGACAAGTTTATTAAAGATACGCATTATGGAAAACAAACTGTATTGGATATCATTGATGGGTTAAAACAACCTGGTCGTGATTTCCGTGATAATATGCCTACACCTGCTTTGAAACAAGATGTTTTAAAAATTGAAGATTTAAAACCAGGTATGAAGTTACAAGGTACGGTTAGAAATGTTATTGATTTTGGTGCCTTTGTGGATATAGGAGTTAAGCAAGATGGATTAGTTCATATTTCTCAAATGAGTGATTCATTTGTTTCTGATCCTAGTGATATAGTTGCCGTAGGAGATATTATTAATGTATGGGTATTATCAGTAGATGTTGATCGTATGCGTATTCAATTAACTATGATAAATCCGGAGAAGTGA
- the nadE gene encoding ammonia-dependent NAD(+) synthetase: protein MRKMQEKIIDDLKVKPSIDPKEEIRKSIDFMKEYLKKNSFLKTLVLGISGGQDSTLTGKLAQMAIQEMRDETGDNDYQFIAVRLPYGKQADEADAMDSIAFMNADKTVRVDIKPMADAAVAAVEEDGPEISDFNKGNIKARERMIAQYAIAGQTKGAVLGTDHAAEAVTGFYTKFGDGAADITPIWRLDKRQGKALLEELHAPKHLYEKVPTADLEDNRPALPDEAALGVRYEDIDNYLEGKEVSEKAAETIENWYIKTEHKRHLPINIYDDFWK from the coding sequence ATGCGTAAGATGCAAGAAAAAATCATTGATGATCTAAAAGTAAAACCATCAATTGATCCTAAAGAAGAAATTAGAAAAAGCATTGACTTTATGAAGGAATATTTAAAGAAAAATAGTTTCTTAAAAACTTTAGTTTTAGGTATTTCTGGAGGTCAAGATTCTACTTTAACTGGTAAATTAGCACAAATGGCTATTCAAGAAATGCGTGATGAAACTGGTGATAATGATTACCAATTTATCGCGGTAAGATTACCATACGGAAAACAAGCTGATGAAGCTGATGCTATGGATTCTATTGCATTTATGAATGCTGATAAAACAGTTCGTGTAGACATTAAACCTATGGCCGATGCTGCAGTAGCTGCAGTGGAAGAAGACGGTCCAGAAATTTCTGACTTTAATAAAGGAAATATTAAAGCTCGTGAAAGAATGATTGCTCAATACGCTATTGCTGGTCAAACTAAAGGTGCGGTATTAGGTACTGATCATGCTGCTGAAGCCGTTACTGGTTTCTACACTAAATTTGGTGATGGAGCTGCTGATATTACTCCAATTTGGCGTTTAGACAAGCGTCAAGGAAAAGCGCTACTAGAAGAATTACATGCACCTAAGCATTTATATGAAAAAGTTCCTACAGCTGACCTAGAAGATAATCGTCCAGCATTGCCTGATGAAGCTGCATTGGGAGTACGTTACGAAGATATTGATAACTACTTAGAAGGTAAAGAAGTTTCAGAAAAGGCTGCAGAAACTATCGAAAATTGGTATATTAAAACAGAACACAAACGTCATCTACCTATCAACATTTACGATGACTTTTGGAAATAA
- a CDS encoding nicotinate phosphoribosyltransferase, which yields MSYQFDNLTLHTDAYEINMMQTFFQSGMQNRRAVFEVYFRKMPFENGFAIFAGLEKIVHYINNLNFTDDDIEFLRSQNEYTEDFLEYLRNFKFRGTIRSFREGELAFNNEPLIQVEGNVCECQLVETALLNIVNYQTLIATKAARIRIAAGDDPLLEFGSRRAQETSAALWGTRAAYIGGFDATSNILAGKNFGIPVSGTHAHSLVELFQDDYLAFKAYAESHYNCVFLVDTYDTLRSGVPNAIKVAKEMGDKINFAGVRIDSGDMAYLSKKVREMLDDAGFTDAKIYASNDLDEKTITSLKMQDAKIDVWGIGTKLITAFDQPALGAVYKMVSVENDKHEMVDTIKLSNNAEKVSTPGKKQVWRVTEKKDGKSEGDLITIDDENPNNEDKLYMFHPQYTYINKTLNDFKAEPLLQTIFKDGKQVYDLPKLADIKKYSSQVLSSLWPEYKRELNPQEYPVDLSVKCWNNKMQIIKDVHEKIKNKQKG from the coding sequence ATGTCATATCAATTTGATAATTTAACATTACATACTGATGCATATGAAATCAATATGATGCAGACCTTTTTTCAATCAGGGATGCAAAATCGCCGTGCGGTCTTCGAAGTTTATTTTCGTAAGATGCCTTTTGAAAATGGATTTGCTATTTTTGCCGGATTAGAAAAGATTGTTCACTATATTAACAATCTTAATTTTACTGATGATGATATTGAATTCTTAAGATCACAAAATGAATATACTGAAGACTTTTTAGAATATTTACGTAATTTTAAATTCCGCGGAACTATAAGATCATTTAGAGAAGGTGAATTAGCCTTTAACAATGAACCCCTTATTCAAGTGGAAGGTAACGTATGTGAATGTCAATTGGTAGAAACTGCACTATTAAATATAGTAAATTACCAAACTTTAATTGCTACTAAGGCAGCACGTATTAGAATTGCTGCGGGGGATGATCCATTACTAGAATTTGGTAGTCGTCGTGCCCAAGAAACTTCAGCTGCATTATGGGGTACTAGAGCTGCTTATATTGGTGGCTTTGATGCTACTTCTAACATTTTAGCTGGTAAGAATTTTGGTATTCCAGTTAGTGGAACTCATGCACATTCACTAGTGGAATTATTCCAAGATGATTATTTAGCATTCAAAGCTTATGCAGAAAGTCATTATAACTGTGTATTCTTAGTAGATACCTACGACACTTTACGTAGTGGGGTTCCCAACGCTATTAAAGTAGCTAAGGAAATGGGAGATAAGATTAATTTTGCTGGAGTTAGAATCGATTCCGGTGATATGGCTTATCTATCCAAAAAAGTTCGTGAAATGCTAGATGATGCTGGATTTACCGATGCTAAGATTTATGCTTCTAATGATTTAGATGAAAAAACCATTACTAGTTTGAAAATGCAAGACGCTAAAATTGATGTATGGGGAATTGGTACTAAACTAATTACTGCCTTTGATCAACCTGCATTAGGTGCTGTTTATAAGATGGTTTCAGTAGAAAATGATAAGCATGAAATGGTAGATACCATCAAGCTTTCTAATAATGCCGAAAAGGTTTCTACTCCTGGTAAGAAACAAGTTTGGCGTGTTACTGAAAAGAAGGATGGAAAGTCTGAAGGTGATTTAATCACTATTGATGATGAAAATCCTAACAATGAAGATAAATTATATATGTTCCATCCACAATACACATATATAAATAAGACTTTAAATGATTTTAAAGCAGAACCATTATTACAAACTATTTTTAAAGATGGTAAACAAGTATATGATTTACCTAAATTGGCTGATATTAAGAAATACTCATCTCAAGTATTATCCTCATTATGGCCAGAATATAAACGTGAATTAAATCCACAAGAATATCCAGTTGATCTTTCAGTTAAGTGCTGGAACAACAAGATGCAAATTATTAAGGATGTTCATGAAAAAATTAAAAATAAACAAAAAGGGTGA
- a CDS encoding WecB/TagA/CpsF family glycosyltransferase gives MKNKTVNILGFNFLNSTFNDFLTNIKKRINNRENTFVVTANPEIVVHALNDSSYKKKIQQSDYLVADGIGIIMGGNILGYDMSERITGYDVLVDLLDWGNKNNKSAYFLGAKPEVIADLKKVIAQKYPHLEAVGFHDGYFTDEQAIADDINEKKPDMVFVALGFPKQENFIINHRNTSDGLWIGLGGSFDVLSGHVVRAPQFWINHHIEWLYRLIKEPTRFKRMLALPKFIHLVKKQKRNNSK, from the coding sequence ATGAAAAACAAAACTGTTAATATTTTAGGATTTAACTTCCTAAATAGTACTTTTAACGACTTCTTAACTAATATAAAAAAACGTATTAATAATCGAGAAAATACTTTTGTAGTTACTGCTAATCCTGAAATAGTAGTACACGCCCTAAACGATAGTAGTTATAAAAAGAAAATTCAACAATCTGACTACCTGGTTGCTGATGGTATCGGAATCATCATGGGTGGTAATATTCTTGGATATGATATGTCCGAAAGAATTACCGGATACGATGTTTTAGTAGATTTACTAGACTGGGGAAATAAAAATAATAAATCCGCATACTTTTTAGGTGCTAAACCAGAAGTAATAGCTGATCTTAAAAAAGTCATAGCGCAAAAATATCCCCATTTAGAAGCCGTTGGTTTTCATGATGGGTACTTTACTGATGAACAAGCTATTGCGGATGATATCAATGAAAAAAAACCAGATATGGTATTTGTAGCTTTAGGTTTTCCTAAACAAGAAAATTTTATTATTAATCATCGAAATACCAGTGATGGATTATGGATTGGTTTAGGTGGTAGTTTTGATGTTCTATCTGGTCACGTAGTTAGAGCACCACAATTTTGGATTAACCATCATATTGAATGGTTATATCGTTTAATTAAAGAACCTACCCGTTTCAAACGCATGTTAGCACTACCTAAATTCATTCATTTAGTAAAGAAACAAAAACGAAACAACAGTAAATAA
- a CDS encoding GntR family transcriptional regulator, whose translation MTLPVYIQIHNEIKKKIENGQWKLGSRIPSERQFAAEFGVSRMTLRQAIQTLVDEGILDRRVGSGTYISNEKVQEKMSGVTSFTDIMLAQGKKPSSKTISYHVLEPSLSEIERLHIKQSDKVLRMERIRYGDGVPICFEIATIPEKIVDGLSKDDVTDSFYASLEEKKGLMPKISQQKVSATLASERISEYLDIKKGDAILLLRQITYLQDNKPFEYVRTQYVGERFEFYLDSKKSTFD comes from the coding sequence ATGACATTGCCAGTATATATTCAAATTCATAATGAAATTAAAAAGAAAATTGAAAATGGTCAGTGGAAATTAGGTAGTCGCATTCCTTCTGAAAGACAATTTGCTGCTGAGTTTGGGGTTAGTCGAATGACTTTACGTCAAGCTATTCAAACGCTAGTAGATGAAGGTATTTTAGATCGTAGAGTAGGTTCAGGTACTTATATTTCTAATGAAAAAGTACAAGAAAAAATGTCTGGGGTAACCAGTTTTACCGATATTATGTTGGCACAAGGTAAGAAACCATCTAGCAAGACTATTTCTTATCATGTGTTAGAACCATCACTTAGTGAAATTGAACGTTTGCATATTAAACAATCTGATAAGGTATTAAGAATGGAAAGAATTCGTTATGGGGATGGAGTTCCTATTTGTTTTGAAATTGCTACTATACCTGAAAAAATTGTGGATGGTTTAAGCAAAGATGACGTTACTGATTCTTTCTATGCTTCACTAGAAGAAAAGAAGGGCTTAATGCCTAAAATTTCACAACAAAAAGTATCAGCAACTTTAGCATCCGAAAGAATATCTGAGTATTTAGATATTAAAAAAGGTGACGCTATTTTACTACTACGTCAAATTACTTATTTACAAGACAATAAACCATTTGAATATGTACGTACACAATACGTGGGCGAAAGATTTGAATTTTATTTAGATAGTAAAAAGAGCACATTCGATTAA
- the proC gene encoding pyrroline-5-carboxylate reductase: MKIGFIGVGAMAKAMIQGIINAGHIDANDIFVHAPHLNKYEEFADKYGISKCDSNLEVVKNSDVVVLAVGANNTIEALKEVRDSFTNGKILVSIVWQVTLNRLQELTNYDLPIMRMIPNVNVAQNEGMMVYHNNENVDESIEKQLNDTFNPLGKMMLIPEDKFDVSGSLIGCTPAYAYLFADILSRSAVNYGLDKKQATEMAAQAILGSMKMVETSSKSPSDLIDDVCSPNGGTIKGLMELKKNGFEKSVINCFDATQRKEK; encoded by the coding sequence ATGAAAATAGGATTTATTGGTGTTGGTGCCATGGCAAAAGCTATGATACAAGGAATTATTAATGCTGGTCATATAGATGCTAACGATATTTTCGTACATGCACCACATTTAAATAAATACGAAGAATTCGCTGATAAATATGGAATTAGTAAATGTGATTCTAATTTAGAAGTAGTAAAAAATAGTGATGTTGTAGTTTTAGCAGTTGGTGCTAATAACACAATAGAGGCATTAAAAGAAGTACGTGATTCTTTCACCAATGGCAAAATATTGGTATCTATAGTTTGGCAAGTTACTTTGAATCGTTTACAAGAATTAACTAACTATGATTTACCTATCATGCGAATGATACCTAATGTTAATGTCGCACAAAATGAAGGTATGATGGTATACCACAATAATGAAAATGTTGACGAAAGTATAGAAAAACAATTAAATGATACTTTTAATCCATTAGGAAAAATGATGTTGATTCCAGAAGACAAGTTCGATGTTTCTGGATCATTAATAGGGTGTACACCAGCTTATGCATACTTATTTGCGGACATATTAAGTCGTTCTGCAGTTAACTATGGGTTAGATAAAAAGCAAGCCACCGAAATGGCTGCACAAGCTATTTTGGGCTCCATGAAAATGGTAGAAACTTCTAGCAAGAGTCCTAGTGATTTAATTGATGATGTTTGCTCACCCAATGGTGGAACTATTAAAGGACTTATGGAACTTAAGAAGAACGGATTTGAAAAATCCGTTATCAATTGTTTTGATGCAACACAACGTAAAGAAAAGTAG
- a CDS encoding peptide MFS transporter: protein MDNEDNIISKKTRGLSALSLTEMLERFSYYGMQAILLYYMYYSAKMGGLGLNPTMAASIFAIYGSISYLSAACGGYVSDRILGSQKTVIFGAILIIIGQLILSIPLKMLWTLFISLMFLTIGTGLLKPTISTMVGNLYDDNSKSKAYRFTVFLFGINFGALLAPIIIGFLGLHFSFHLGFFAGAIAMIIGLIIFKYNSNEYNRNNSMYTSNPIEPYEVRKIIVFLVLFAISLALTFLLMWVMDGFNLNNIITLLSIITVIIPFVYFFVITTSTNTTDKERKNMRTYILLFICAAFFWGIEEQSPIVIAMLVNSSTDNSFMVNKWLGIVIYLVIAGIIGYLVNKKIFNEIIRVIVYLLLIVGFLYTLLHHGAFELSINKSWYQSINPLFILLFTPLFAKIWRNKEMSATSSFPLGMLFASLSCLVILLPIVFFSAGQFSPLWIVLTIGIVCIGEMFISPIGLSVTYRFAPRKFVSQMMGVWYLSDSIGQAINSQIVKYFSVNNVNYFLTIGLIGVVLSVIMFVILKTVEIEK, encoded by the coding sequence TTGGATAACGAAGACAATATTATCTCTAAAAAAACTAGAGGTTTAAGTGCATTAAGTTTAACTGAAATGTTAGAACGTTTTAGTTACTATGGAATGCAAGCAATTTTACTATATTACATGTACTATTCAGCAAAAATGGGTGGACTAGGATTGAATCCTACAATGGCTGCTTCAATTTTTGCTATATATGGTTCAATCAGTTATTTATCAGCCGCTTGTGGGGGATATGTAAGTGATCGAATATTAGGAAGCCAAAAGACAGTAATTTTTGGTGCTATTCTAATTATTATTGGACAACTTATTTTATCGATACCATTAAAAATGTTATGGACGCTATTTATATCATTAATGTTCTTAACTATCGGAACCGGGTTATTGAAACCCACAATATCTACGATGGTTGGTAATTTATATGATGATAATTCGAAGAGTAAAGCATATCGTTTTACCGTATTTCTATTCGGAATTAATTTTGGTGCATTATTAGCTCCGATAATTATTGGCTTTTTAGGTTTACATTTTAGTTTCCATCTTGGTTTCTTTGCTGGAGCCATAGCTATGATAATTGGATTAATTATTTTTAAGTATAATTCCAATGAGTATAACCGAAACAATAGTATGTATACCTCAAATCCTATTGAACCTTACGAAGTAAGAAAGATAATAGTATTTCTAGTTTTATTTGCTATTTCTTTAGCATTAACGTTCTTATTAATGTGGGTAATGGACGGATTCAATTTGAATAATATTATTACTTTATTAAGTATTATCACCGTTATTATTCCGTTTGTTTATTTCTTTGTGATCACTACAAGTACCAATACAACTGATAAAGAACGTAAAAATATGCGTACATATATCCTATTATTTATTTGCGCAGCATTTTTCTGGGGGATAGAAGAACAATCTCCTATAGTAATAGCCATGCTAGTTAACTCCAGTACAGATAACTCATTTATGGTAAACAAATGGTTAGGTATCGTTATTTACTTAGTTATAGCTGGAATTATCGGTTATTTAGTTAATAAAAAGATTTTCAATGAAATTATTCGCGTGATTGTATATTTATTATTAATAGTAGGATTCTTATACACATTATTGCATCACGGAGCATTTGAATTATCTATCAATAAATCATGGTATCAATCCATTAATCCATTATTCATCCTATTGTTTACACCCTTATTTGCTAAAATTTGGCGCAATAAGGAAATGTCAGCTACTTCTTCATTTCCTCTAGGTATGCTTTTTGCAAGTCTATCATGCTTGGTAATTTTGCTTCCTATAGTATTCTTTTCCGCTGGACAATTTAGTCCATTATGGATTGTTTTAACTATTGGAATTGTATGTATAGGGGAAATGTTTATTTCACCTATAGGATTATCAGTTACCTATAGATTTGCACCAAGAAAATTTGTATCACAAATGATGGGAGTTTGGTATTTGTCTGATTCAATAGGACAAGCTATTAACTCACAAATAGTAAAATACTTCTCAGTAAATAATGTTAACTACTTCTTAACTATTGGCCTTATCGGGGTAGTGCTATCTGTCATTATGTTTGTGATCTTAAAAACTGTAGAAATTGAAAAATAA